The following coding sequences lie in one Rutidosis leptorrhynchoides isolate AG116_Rl617_1_P2 chromosome 4, CSIRO_AGI_Rlap_v1, whole genome shotgun sequence genomic window:
- the LOC139840770 gene encoding uncharacterized protein, with translation MKAISINIRGFKKDGKVGWFNKICITENPSIVVVQETKCRVLSDAWIERLWGNSDYGYVQKAAAGRLGGILTIWDSHAFDVNEVVEGKFFLAIKGKFKGADNDTIMVNVYGPHDDERKKEFWDSLEKLMRFQNPDWILCGDFNEVRHVNKRQNSIFMNHRAGMFNDFIDKMCLIEIPLAGKKFTRICDNGRKFSKLDRFLVSTDFVNRWGNLSSVALERKLSNHYPIMLSVKNLDYGPKPVRIFDVRYERDGAEDIVKKAWAKQCDSNRPDICFRKKLKQVKDDLRSWNKSMFGSIDEDIELLKVEAEQWELLAENRSLGEDERSRWMDCRDSWIKKDKEKKDMLRQKARINWATEGDENSKFFHVQIKRRNNKNNIRGLYIDGKWEDDPVTVKNAILHHFRSAFCEQNSSRPQLTCGDHAVLSNEDVVILERPFDEK, from the coding sequence ATGAAGGCAATTTCCATTAATATTCGTGGTTTCAAAAAGGATGGTAAAGTGGGTTGGTTTAATAAGATTTGCATAACAGAGAACCCTTCGATTGTTGTGGTTCAAGAAACTAAGTGTCGGGTTCTAAGCGATGCGTGGATTGAGAGGTTGTGGGGCAACTCTGACTATGGTTATGTTCAAAAAGCTGCTGCGGGAAGATTAGGGGGTATCTTGACAATCTGGGATAGTCATGCTTTTGATGTCAATGAGGTGGTTGAAGGGAAGTTTTTTCTAGCTATTAAAGGAAAGTTCAAAGGTGCAGATAATGATACAATAATGGTAAACGTGTATGGCCCCCATGACGACGAGCGTAAGAAAGAATTTTGGGATAGTCTAGAAAAACTTATGAGGTTCCAAAATCCCGATTGGATACTATGCGGTGATTTCAATGAGGTCAGACACGTGAATAAAAGACAAAACAGCATCTTTATGAACCATCGAGCAGGTATGTTTAACGATTTTATCGATAAAATGTGCTTGATTGAGATCCCTCTTGCAGGCAAGAAATTTACTCGGATTTGTGACAATGGTCGAAAATTTAGCAAGTTAGACCGCTTTCTAGTATCAACGGATTTCGTCAATAGGTGGGGGAATCTATCCTCCGTGGCTTTGGAAAGAAAGCTATCAAATCATTATCCGATAATGCTTAGTGTTAAAAACCTTGACTATGGCCCTAAACCTGTTAGGATTTTTGATGTGCGGTATGAACGAGATGGAGCTGAGGATATAGTCAAGAAGGCTTGGGCTAAACAATGTGATTCCAACAGGCCTGACATTTGCTTTAGAAAAAAATTGAAACAGGTAAAAGATGATTTAAGGTCATGGAATAAAAGTATGTTCGGGTCTATCGACGAGGATATTGAACTACTTAAGGTAGAAGCGGAGCAGTGGGAATTACTTGCTGAAAATAGATCCCTTGGTGAGGATGAACGGTCAAGGTGGATGGATTGTCGGGATTCTTGGATTAAAAAAGACAAAGAAAAAAAGGATATGTTGAGACAGAAAGCTAGAATCAATTGGGCAACCGAAGGTGACGAGAATTCCAAGTTTTTCCATGTCCAAATCAAAAGAAGGAATAACAAAAACAACATTCGTGGATTATATATTGATGGTAAGTGGGAGGATGACCCGGTTACAGTTAAGAATGCGATTCTCCATCACTTTAGATCTGCCTTCTGTGAACAGAACTCTAGTAGGCCACAGTTAACCTGTGGCGATCATGCGGTACTTTCGAACGAGGATGTGGTAATATTAGAAAGGCCtttcgacgaaaaataa